The following is a genomic window from bacterium.
ACCCATTGCATCCTCCGTTGTGAATAATGCGCTAGCCGAATAGCCGCGCCGCCCGCTGCGCATCCTCCACGTACTGCTTGGCGGACGTCCACCCGTCGCCCGCGAGCACGCTGACGTTGTTGTTCCACTGCATCAGATTGCGTAGCGTCTTGAGTCCGAATATGCGGTGGTCCCACACGTAGTAGAGCACCGCGCTCGTGCTGCCCGCGCGGTTTGCGCGGCACATGCGCCCGCGCACCTGCCCGAACATCTGGCGATTGTTGTTCACCGGGGTTGCCATCACCCCACGGCTCACGGCGGGCACGTCTATCGCTTGCCCGATTGCCTGGAACGTACCGATGCCGACCCGCAGCGTGCCGCCCTTGAGCCCAGCCTTCGTCTCGTCGAAGGCGTGGCTCCACTCCGCCCCGCCCAGCATCAGGCCGCTCTTGATCTCTTGCTTGACGCACGCTTGGTCGATGAGCTGGCAGTGGTCGACCCGGTGGCTGAACACCATCACGCCGCCCTCGTCCGCCGCCATCTTCACCACCCGAGCAACCAACTCGTTGCGCACCGGGTCCGCACACATCTGGTCGAGCAGCACCTTGTGGTTGTGCAGGTTCGGGTTCGGCGTGCCGTCCTCCAAGAACTCGTCGTGGTACCAGTCGGCCGCAAACTCGCTCGGCACCACGCGCACGTCCACGTCGAGGATGAATCCCATGTCCACCAGACCGTCGCGCTCGATGTCCACGGCAACCTCGCCGAACTCGTCGTAGATGAGGAACTCCTTGTTGTCGGCGCGGGTCTCATCAGCGCTAAACCCCAAGCGGTAGCGGCAGCGGAACGGGTCC
Proteins encoded in this region:
- a CDS encoding DEAD/DEAH box helicase family protein; its protein translation is MENNGSLRVVVDNRLRFAAADVPGWVIDALKEQFTHVNPEYGKLQALGYWAGKVPRFYQTWQLRGGEMSVPRGGARKLRALLEEAGVRFHYDVRVCDGTTHAFPPHNFPDGGKLSAFQVAAVDDLIAKQNCVVRSPTGSGKTSMAIAAISKIGRTALVMVWTGALLKQWVERIEQELRIPRREVGVVGLGRKFALKPITVAMQQSVYSIFQKGEMEAQQLIGYFGVLVCDELQRFAARTFIGAVDPFRCRYRLGFSADETRADNKEFLIYDEFGEVAVDIERDGLVDMGFILDVDVRVVPSEFAADWYHDEFLEDGTPNPNLHNHKVLLDQMCADPVRNELVARVVKMAADEGGVMVFSHRVDHCQLIDQACVKQEIKSGLMLGGAEWSHAFDETKAGLKGGTLRVGIGTFQAIGQAIDVPAVSRGVMATPVNNNRQMFGQVRGRMCRANRAGSTSAVLYYVWDHRIFGLKTLRNLMQWNNNVSVLAGDGWTSAKQYVEDAQRAARLFG